GGTTCTCGTGGGCCAATTGGTTTGCCCACGGCCTCTTGCCGTTGCCGATAAAGCTTGATGGCCTCCTgcaccatctccttctcgagtctctccttctcccgaTCACGGTCTGTCTTCTTTTTATGCGATACCTTTGGCGCTTCCATCAATTCATGTTCCGTCCAGGTCACAGGGCACAGAACGCATTCGTAACATGTGGAGATCATGGGACTGCGGTCATTTGAGCACATATCACACAGCCACTTCGCACAATTACGCGATGGGCTGACTCCGTAGCAGTTACGATGAACAGTCAAACGGCAATCTCGGCACGATAGATGTTGGTCGCCCAAAGGCTCCAGCCTGCTGCACACGGCACAGGGCAACGTTTTGGCCTTTGGAGGGTCCGGAACGATTGGTTGCGGCTCTGGCGCTTTCTCCGGGGGCGGTTTCTTCTTGGGTGCCGGTTCGACCGAGGAGGCAACAGGTGTGGCCGTGCTTTCTTTCTCGTTGGgctttgccttcttcttgttggaGTCTTGTTGCTGTACTTGCGGGTTCGCGTTGACAGGCACACCGATCGAGGCCGCAGTAGCTGCAGTGGCACTATTGATACTGATCGGTGTCTCAGTGGAGAGCAGGAGCTGCGTCAGTAATTCCTCATCGACTCGGCGGCGCCAGGACTTGTTGCCGCTCTGCGCGATCTTCTTCGCAACTTCATCCACGCTTTCCCACTGGATTCCGTACTTTCTCCACAATAGAGCACAGCGAAGACAGAGCGCCACCGTGAGCGGCGGgcccttgtctttcttcgATGGTTCGCTTGGGGTCGTAGTGCCTGGCGGAACGCCAGGGGCGCGTCGCCATTGCCGCGAGGACCGCGTGGAGCAGAACTTGCATTGGAAGCCACGTTTCTTCTCGGCCGCTTTCTCATTGTCAAAGGCCGAATCATCATGGTCGTCGGCCACGTCATCTACAAGCTTCGAATTGGCATTATGCCGTTTAGCTTCTTTCTTGCCTTTCCTGCCCTCGTAGCCGCCCCAGATCTGCCGACCGCGCGGGGTCTTCTTCCACATATAGTAGAATCGGACGATCTGGTAATGTGGGACTGTACCGACATGTTTGGTCACATTGCGCAGCTCTGATCCGTACTTGGCAACGCCCTGTTCGAACAACTTCACTTCCTCGGGGCGCAAATGCGGTTCCTTCAGGTCCTTATACTTGTTTTGCTGTTTCAATTTTGCGAGAGCGGCCTCGGCATCAAAACTGTTCGAATACAGAAGCTCCAAGGCCTTGTCCAGGAAATTTGTAGCGtacttctcctctcccaaTTGAGGCGCGATTTCCTTAGCCCGTTCCATATAATCGTCGATGAATTTCTCTCGATCAGCAGGACTGAGCTCCGCTCCAGgcgcatcatcttcgcctcggTTCGGGATCTGCGTTGCAGTGGGCATCTTAAACAGGACTTCGGCAGTACGGGTTGGCTTGCCGTTTATCAGAACTGGTTCGTCCTCGCCGCGTCGCACGTATCCAACCGGTTCATCCATGACCCATTTGGGGCGGCTTGCGATTTCCCGCTTCGCTGCTTCAATAGCCGCCTGAGCCTCTTTCGAAAGCTTCGAATCTTTGCGGCCAGAGCGACTCAAATATTTCTTTTTGATATCAATCGGCTTGGCGTACTCGACTGGGCGGCCAGGCCATGGATTGACAATCGCTTGATGCCGTGGTCCCAGTCGAGAACTGGCTCGGGGATAGATGCGGTCATCGTAATCAAGCGCATCTTCCACCCGACAATGAATCCCCAAATAACGGTAGGGCCACATCCGGGCCTGGGCAATCTGTTCCTTCGTCGCCGGACGAGGATGTTCCTCCGCCGGGGCAGGCGTACTGACATTGGTATCGCTAGGAAGACCATTcggctcctcctcttcttcttccgcaacttcttcctcggcttcgGCTGGAGATTCACCGATAATGGGCGTGTTTCGGGCCTCAAGTTTCTTTTCCTGTGCACGGCTGCAAGCTGCACAGGCCCATGCAAACCCTCGGGCGGGTTTTTTGGTGAGAACTGGGCGCACACAGTACATGTGATAAGTATTGTGGCAGACAGCGCAATCAACTGAGTCATTGCTATAAGATGAGTCAGTGGTAAGCTCAAAGGATCTTATGACTTTATCAATGAAACACCTACCTAGCAGCGTACAAACCGCATCGCTTGCAGGTTTTAACCGCACTAAACAGTTCTTTTCGTTTTCCTATCTCCACTAGGATGAACTTCCAACGTTCATCGAGGACCTTCTTGACATTGGCCGGTACATTGATCACCTTCTTGGTGGGGACGACCTCGTAGTAGCGATGGATATACCGGTCAAACATCTTGTCGTACCAAAACGAGTCCCTGGTTTTCCGATACGCATTGAAATCGTCTATTTCCGACAGATGCTTAATCTGGCACTTTCCACGCAATGATGTAAGCGGACACGTGTCGGAATGCATGGAAGCGAAGACAAGTCTTGTGTCTGCGACGATGCGATGAATGTCACGAGGTCGATAGTACCAATTGACTCGCAGCGCTTCAATGGGTCCATTGGGTTTATCCTTGGACGGAAGAAACTCCATGATTCGAGCAAGGTAGTACGGCTCTCCAGGAGGTTCGCAAATTAGGTAAACATGATCTGAAtgtatatatttagtaaatCACACAGAAGACACTGGCTATGGTGAAGGTACTTACCGTTCACAGCGAACGTTGTGCCGTCATCGGCAATTAATTTGCCATCCTTGAGGTAGGCACCAGTGTTCTCAAAGGACACCATGTTGGACTCAGGCAAATTGGGGTCCGCGCTTGGCGCAGCGGTAAAGATTTTTTTGGCCGCATTTCCGTTTGTGGAATTCGAGTTTGTAGAACTCGCCGGTTGTTTACGTTTTCTCGACGAGCTCGAGGATCCGCCTGAATCGTCTGGCTTcgcagaaaaagaagatgTGCCAGGAATCGCGTCCTTGGCGGTTGCGGCATTAGGTCCACTCGCTGCGGTTAGGCTCTTTCGAGAattcgatgacgatgaagctTTCTCGCCGTCTGGTTTGACACCATTAGTAGTGCTAGTGGCAGCTGTACCACTACTTTTCTTGGATGATTTAGGTGCTGAAGGTGGAAGCAGTTCGAGGTCCATGTCAATGTCGCGATCTTCGGCGTAGTTGGGGCGAGGCGCATTGCGACCCCTGGACCGAGTGCCATACGGCGCAGGAGTGGCGGAGGTGCTGGGCGGCTCCGTACCCGCAGCCTCTGAAGGTGTTGCGCTGGCCGTCATGGGTTGCGATAATGATTCATTCGCGGTGGCGTTGCCTTGGGCGGTGGAAGAATCCGCAGATCCCCTTCGGGATGTTTGACCAGAAGTAGGCATACGATGTGACGGTGAGGTAGACTTCACGTGTAGTTGTTGTTGCGATTGCTTCTGGGGCGGCGACCTGTCCGAGGCCATGACCAGCCCTCAGAGCGATAGAAAGTTGAGGTGAATTACACGGAGTCTGGGTGGCTGCAGCGTACGGCCAGTATGGCGTTAGGTGGTAGACGTGAAGGTTGAAGAACACCCCGATTTGGCTTGAACACAGAAAATGCAAGGTTAAATACGGGCCGCGACAGAAGGACGATCCCTCATCAAACTTGGTTGTGCAAAGAATGAGTGGAAGGTGAAGACATCCGAGCGAAAGCAAGTCGGAAGTCAAGGGGGGAAAGTCAGTCGAGTCCCGTGATGCAAATGTCTACGCAAACCAGTTCGGAAAGTGAAGACTTAGGTGCGAGATGAAAAAAATGGTGCTAGTACCAGTTCCCACAGAAGAGTGGGAAGCGTCAAGCGCGTGTCAAGAAAAAGTCGGAGAGACAAGACACAAGAGACGCAGGATATCTGGAAGATCAGGATCGACACCCACCAAAATCGGGCCAAGGCGGGAGACTACCAGACTCCAGGGAAGATAAACCTCGCTTAGAACTGTTAGACAAGCCACAAGGGGAATATGAATGGAGATTtgggagagaaggaagggaaggaagggaaggaagggagGCGAAAGGTTGAGGAAGTCCGAAGGACTGAAATGGATGATGGGGGTGTgtggtggagaaggaagggaggaaagaagaggaagaagtcgaggagaagagagagcgAGCGCGCGCgcgagagagagagaatagAAGTTGCTGTAGGATAAAGTTAAAGTGACGGCGGTATAAGCAAAACAAAAGCAAAGCCACTTGGGTACCACAAATAGGTGTATGTGTTGGGGAAGACTCGTGGGGTGAGTGAGCAATGAAAAGGTAAGATGGGCCAGTAGGAGGTGATTTAAAGTATGTCTGCTCGTAGGTCCATAAGGGTAAAGTCAAGTCAAAAGGGAAtggaagtagaagaaggttTTTACCTAGGTTGGTACTTGCGTAGGTCGTGGTAGTGACTTAGTAGCCTACTCCGTCGGTAGGATTATCGAATCAAACCAGAATAGAACTCTGCCTAGACCGAAAGTCGCGAAGGAGAGAATTGGTCGGGGAAAGATGCAAGATAAGATGGCAAGGCGCGGAAGCGGCAAGAGTAAAGTTGGTagaagggaagaggaagaatgatAGATGGGTTCGTCGAGTTGAAGGGACGAGGGGTTTggggaggacgaggacgaggacgatgacgatgaagaccATAAGAATAAcaatgagaagaaagagggaagaagatATGGAGGCAATGAGAATCAGGAAATCCGTCTAACTCAAGGATGAGAGGATCCCGACTAGACCACGTCCCTTTTGCCCCCCTAGTCCCGATATGTTAATATGACGGGTCCTCCACCAAAGGACGAACCAGAGGAGATTTACTACGACGGATTACAACGTCTAGTCAAGGATGGtaggaaaaaggaagaagggtAAGATGAACCAAAAGAGAGGGAGCGAGCGAGGCGGGAAATCTGAGGGCAGAAGAGCCCTTGAATGCTTGAGCTACCAGGATGTGCAATCGGCCTCCCTATCCTCAACTAGGTTTGATGGTTAGATTGTATCATTCAAGATTAAGGTACTACCTAGGCAGGAGAGCTGGATTGTTCCAGTCTGTTGGCCGATCCAGCCGCACCGTTCTTCTTGTATTTTGTTTCTCCCCTAGTAGATTTCGGTTCTCTTCGAATACCAGACACTGGACACTTAGATAGGCAGCTTTTCAGTAGACTCTCGATAGATACACAGGACCGATCATCATTATTTTCCTGTACGCACTTGGTCCCCTTGCTCAGTCTGAAAGGGTTAAGGCGGCTGTTGACCCGTTGGGTGATCTACGTATTGGTGCTAGCGGGAGAAGTTACTCTAGGCAGTTTAGTTTGAGTCGTTTTATATGAGTGGTTCCCGCTGGGTTTGTTTGATCATTTAGTCACCTCTAAAGGGTTGTGTGTGTGCGTGCGCGTGTCTGTTGTGGGCCGACCGACCCGATGCAAAGAACCATGATCACAATCAAATGATATCTGAAGATAGGGCCATAGAAAAGTAATGCCATATGAAGGCCCCCCTTATCCATAACACACAGTGAACAATTCCGTCCACCATGGTCAAATGTACACTACATAAGGCTTTAAGTTCCTTCGAGGTTCGGTGAGAACACGGAGTTGATCCGGAAAATGTATGGTAAAATatgggaaaggaaaaaagacGGAGAAAGCCTCAGTCTAGGCTGTGGCTGGAATGTTGTTACGTAGGGCAGCATGTGTGTTGGCTTCACCATCTGGTTGTCCAGGAAGGAAGCATGCGACCTTGTTCCGCCTTTCCAGGGAAATCAAAATCCCTTCACTTTTTGAAGATACAATATGATGAACCTATTGATGTCGATAGTCTCATTGGGAAAGAATCCAGTAATGTGGTGCGCGGTTATGCTCCGTCGTCAACACGGACGAGAGGTACTCTGGCATCCGAGGAGTTGATATAGTCGCACAGGAACTTGGTATCATACATACGGCGAAATTCCGCTCTACTGGATACCTAGAAGAGGATGCGTATGAATGACAAATGTGCGAAGATTATGGCATCATAAGAGGAATATATAgatttcctcatcttcactaAAGCGACAACGTTGGATACATGCAGTATTCAGAACAGGTCACACATATAGGAGGCCAAGGTTCCGACAGAAATCTCTCTAGCTAGAAAATAAAATTTTTCGAAGTTTTCGTCTCGTATGGCTGGGACCCCTCGGACTAGCTACTATCCATCCGAAGAATGGATAACGCCTGTGGTGGACAAACGCCACTTTCAAATACAAACAAAGGGCAACGAGAGGAAACCCTTAGTCCTTCCTCGGTTTCAGATAATTCACTTGTAAAGGGGGGAGGGGCTACTCCAGAGGGGTATCAGACTACTTGTACGACCAAAAGTATTTGCCCGCAACCCGAAATGAAGTGATAGGGACTGCCGTTGATTTGGCTCGAATAGTCAAGCGAGGGCCATCCGGTAGGGCCTCTGCATGGCGCTCAGTTGGATTATTCAGATACATGGATTCTACACGACATGCTGGACGAGCTGGGCTGTAGTGAATGGTATTATTTATCTCGATTCTCTTGGGTCGAGAAAGATCATCACATTTACCAGCGCGAACTGCTATATGTGTGGCTTAGTGCAGGGCATTAGTGAAATGCATTTGCTGGGGATCCCCGCGGCAGCGGACTTTTTGGCTGGCTCCATATTAATAGTCTTGGCTGGAACTAAGATTTTTATTATTCGACGGAAGTGACTGTGAACAATTCCACGCTGGTTATTGTGGACTGTGATCCCGGATTCCCCTTCAATATCGTTCACAAATCCTTTCCTAATTTAGTCAGAACTATTTTACTCTTAAGCTGAGGAAATGCATGCTCATGGCACCAGCTTGCCTTGCGGATTCCTTGATACCACTGGTTGTCTGAAGATCATACCTAAACCACGTCAGACTTGGCTAATCGCAGTCCTCATGCCACGATAGCCGATGATTGCTGCTCACTAACGTTTCTGACGGAGTGGCCACCATTGTTAGACATTAATTGCTGGTTCGAGCTCGACGGTGCACACACCACCAGAAGCAAACTGTTCTGTCCTCAAATAGGATTTAGCCATGGATGTCAGGCTTTCAACCGTCCCAGAGATGCCTGGTTAAGCGAATCATGTGAGATCTGATCAAATATTTGCCTCATGCTGTTACCTTGAATTGGCGATAGTGTCAGATCTTGAGACGCTCGTACTCCTCAGCCTCCTGTTCGCGTGTTTCGCGGCTAAATCAGGGTCAACTCATTTGGAAGATTGGGAGCGGTCATTGGGGAGGATTGCTGGTGACTGTGGCGATGGTAGGTGTGGTCATACCTATATGTAAACCATAGTGTGAGCTAAACCAACTCGTGGAACAGTCGTGTGAGGATAGTCTTTCCTTGTAGATAGGAGATATTGATACATTGGGAACAGATGGAAATAAATGATCGGGTTCGATTCAATGGCTTCACATTGTCTACTCATGGGCAGGAAGGAGGTCACTACACtgatgtatgtatatatatatatatatatatattttatccGACTAACGCTAAATTTAATTAAGCACAAGCGCACCCTCAAGCCAGCTTATTAGGTCAACCAGTATCTCTTTAATTAGACATATTATGATGTTTTAAGTTAAATTAATCCACTGCTGTATAGCCGCCCGTGTCATTGTGCTTCTCAGTCACTTCAGCAACCCAGGAATACGGACGCAGGTGACATTTTGACGGTATGACTGAGAGTCAAAGTGGCCCGGACCATGGGCACTAttctcctctttgacatTCGGCACTCTATCTCTGCACTATTTCGCTCGCCTGTTGCCCTTGCTTATCTATCTCACATTGCCGCCTTGATTTATTGTTTCGTGGACATATCATCGTAGAAAGCATTTAACCGAGGAAGTCCGGATGCACGGAGCAAAGCACAGCTTCAACAGAACAGAGCAACACATGCCACAAAATGAAGGCGACTGAAGCGGGTCTTGGCGATGCTCCTTATGTacttggaagaagagaaagagcaaaGGATATCAAAGCCGATCCAGTACTGTCTACCTTTTCAAAACTCGCGAGCATCCGCCGGGCTTAGGAATTCCATGGCAGACTCCTTTGGCAAATGCAGTGTtcatccacatccatcgAATGCATCCACACTACACAGAAATTTAGAGGTAGTTAAGAGGGGTGTCGGGTCATGTGTGCTAGATACTGGACAGAAGTAAGTTAGCTGCATACGACTAGTGATACTCCATACATGTGCTCGATTTCATCCTCGGGTACACTCAAGGAAAATCATTACCGGTTGCTTATGGCAGTAAAATACCCAGTGGAATAACTGTGTTCCAGTAGTATTGGATAATTCTGTGCTCGGGAGCAATTTCTATCAACCGAACTTGGGGGTTATCGGTTGCCACTTACATCAGGTAAGTGGTGACTATCAGAAGCCACTGTACCACATTGTGCATACTAGGCGACCGGGCAGCCAAGCATCAATGATGAATCATCGAAACAAGCCCTGGGCATTTTGAAAATTGGATAACTTTATTGATATGCCCTTAATATCCTGTATTTTGAATGTTTGTAAAGGGGGGGGAAGACCAGTAACCCCTACACTGGCTGAGATAGAAACAGATGCAGGAGAAGAGATGCAGCATATGGCCAGAGTCACACTCTCTAGACGGCGTACCGTGTACTGTTGTAGAACACACAAATATCGTGTCCGTGCTTAACCATAGGTGTCCAACCTGCTGGGCTAGGTAAATGAGCCCTGTAAGCCACCATACCTTACCTACTTTGTCTAGCGTGCTCATGTATTAAATGAGATGTATTGGATATCCATGTACTAGTGCTGTCTGATGGCTACTGGCTAGGTGGCCATTCGCGGATCAGTAAATCAGTAACTAGCGTTCTCCGGTTGGCTGAACGGAGCCGATCCAGGAACGTTCCGCCCTGCAGAGTGCAGACGGTACTCCGTAAGCAGCAAATAATCAAGTGGCCTTTGGATCCTTACCAGGTTCAAGGAATCGTCGTATCTGCCTTGCTGCCTTATTGCCTTAGGCTGTCATTTTTCCATATCCGCGACTACAGTTTCCCGAAACTAACACGCTGCACCCGCATTGTTGCCTTGAATGCAATTATGTCCTGTCTCCTGTGCAAGTAAAAAGACAGAGAAATGAACGCCATGATTCTCAAGAATTTTCCTTGATTGGAATATAAAGCAGATTAAATAGTCAATATGCTGGAGGAGTCTAGACGGATCTGATACAATAACTTGGTGCACCCACTCCGTTGTTGGCGCCCAACCTTCAACATCCTGTACGGCGCCAAGGACCTTTGGAACCCGAGTACTTGCTAAGCGTACACCGCACCCTATTCTAGCATACAATACAGATGCTCAAGGGATGTCGGGGCAGCCATTCCAAAGTCATGGCTTCCAGACCTCCATCGATGTCGCTCGCCAGCAGACTTATAATGTA
The DNA window shown above is from Aspergillus fumigatus Af293 chromosome 1, whole genome shotgun sequence and carries:
- a CDS encoding DNA-binding E3 ubiquitin-protein ligase SNT2, with product MASDRSPPQKQSQQQLHVKSTSPSHRMPTSGQTSRRGSADSSTAQGNATANESLSQPMTASATPSEAAGTEPPSTSATPAPYGTRSRGRNAPRPNYAEDRDIDMDLELLPPSAPKSSKKSSGTAATSTTNGVKPDGEKASSSSNSRKSLTAASGPNAATAKDAIPGTSSFSAKPDDSGGSSSSSRKRKQPASSTNSNSTNGNAAKKIFTAAPSADPNLPESNMVSFENTGAYLKDGKLIADDGTTFAVNDHVYLICEPPGEPYYLARIMEFLPSKDKPNGPIEALRVNWYYRPRDIHRIVADTRLVFASMHSDTCPLTSLRGKCQIKHLSEIDDFNAYRKTRDSFWYDKMFDRYIHRYYEVVPTKKVINVPANVKKVLDERWKFILVEIGKRKELFSAVKTCKRCGLYAASNDSVDCAVCHNTYHMYCVRPVLTKKPARGFAWACAACSRAQEKKLEARNTPIIGESPAEAEEEVAEEEEEEPNGLPSDTNVSTPAPAEEHPRPATKEQIAQARMWPYRYLGIHCRVEDALDYDDRIYPRASSRLGPRHQAIVNPWPGRPVEYAKPIDIKKKYLSRSGRKDSKLSKEAQAAIEAAKREIASRPKWVMDEPVGYVRRGEDEPVLINGKPTRTAEVLFKMPTATQIPNRGEDDAPGAELSPADREKFIDDYMERAKEIAPQLGEEKYATNFLDKALELLYSNSFDAEAALAKLKQQNKYKDLKEPHLRPEEVKLFEQGVAKYGSELRNVTKHVGTVPHYQIVRFYYMWKKTPRGRQIWGGYEGRKGKKEAKRHNANSKLVDDVADDHDDSAFDNEKAAEKKRGFQCKFCSTRSSRQWRRAPGVPPGTTTPSEPSKKDKGPPLTVALCLRCALLWRKYGIQWESVDEVAKKIAQSGNKSWRRRVDEELLTQLLLSTETPISINSATAATAASIGVPVNANPQVQQQDSNKKKAKPNEKESTATPVASSVEPAPKKKPPPEKAPEPQPIVPDPPKAKTLPCAVCSRLEPLGDQHLSCRDCRLTVHRNCYGVSPSRNCAKWLCDMCSNDRSPMISTCYECVLCPVTWTEHELMEAPKVSHKKKTDRDREKERLEKEMVQEAIKLYRQRQEAVGKPIGPREPLKRTAGNNWVHVMCAVWTPEIKFGNAKELEPAEGFGLIAAERYRDVCKLCKTTKGACVTCSHSGCNARFHVGCAFQAQYTFGFNITPVKSSRRDTVSSIRLGEEVGAATAGIWCPHHAPSSGLHQIGEVTGEDGLNALQQYVQSYKQADLTLPGTLRRAAYIQQTVNASSQHASTAGSRRSSAINGVVTAAPQSAPTTKDNQKLAATAPEQHTDEMEIDSGSRAPRQVSSSEVERKCCRCSTSFSPRWWPIDGSRRATGLNSRGSSMNGIGMSSASPPFLSQNLPQHALPKLNGDYGSVAEGPLYECHKCYLKNAAAQPSPEPRPSPYSAQRPVLPAPRIPEYHGHPYGPHAHPTPPPTNALPRPLNGPLAHGTEWYPAHEQRPTELADGKLRNGLPVPAYHGGPPPVQTHPLNGFQHPTPPTHPAPPPPPPHYPGGAPPPPHQPYTVHQSPYAPVSMPSPHPSHTPGPLPYASSASPPTAQATIVRHSPQHSLSALNGGPPPRMYPVDRILSAPTQSPPVSQSRMDPRGPSPPGKTEDTSLSAAGGAMSTGRSSGVNGTHGGSGASASPSLKNLLS